From the Hippocampus zosterae strain Florida chromosome 13, ASM2543408v3, whole genome shotgun sequence genome, the window AAAGAAAACTTATCAGCTGAAATTAAAAATGGTTGGCAGATGATtaaacttgcattttttttcacttagcaATAATTGTTGTCAAGTATGacaatttcatattttgctGGGCAGAATTCAAGTGTGACCCCAATTCAAAAATCACTCAAataattctttttcttttttcagatcTGATCATTAAAGTCATTCAGCAAAATATGGGAGGACTCAAATTTGAAGAATGGAGAAAGGTTTGTGCTCTGTTTCATTTTTTACAACTTTGAAACATCAAGTCAAAATTGTAACGATTGATATTACCATTTTTTCCCCGACGTCTCCTTTTCATACACTTGATGCAGCCAGACAACGTCGTCCTCCTGCTTGAGGTATGCCCCTGACGACGTTCAACTTCAGTAGAATCAACAGGATTGATTGACAAGGGTGACTGACAGGTGTTGTATCTTCGCCCATTGGACAGGGGGCCTACTATGAGCTGGGGTTCCTGGTGTGCGCGACCGTCGGCGTTTTGTTCGTGGTCCTGGTCCCCGTCTTGGGCATGTGCTTCTGTGTTTGTCGTTGCTGCGAGAATTGCGGCGGAGAGATGCACCAGAGACAAAGGAAAAACGCAGATTGCCGACGAGGCTTCTTCACCACCACGCTcatcgccaccaccatcaccatcatGTGAGGACCCCCAAACTATTTCATCTTGCTAACCTAGCAACAAACCacagatacaaaaaaatatatacacatacaatttttttggggggtgggtggaTATTTTTCCTCGTCATTGGCTTGGCTTAGCTTGTCGCTAGGCAGAATTCATTGGGCGCAATTCCAACTGCCCCGCTACGTGTGGCTAGACAGAATTCATCAGGCTGTTTTAATAACTGCTTGTTGCTTGTTAGAGTTCGGTTGTAACTGCGCCACCACTACTTGCTTGGCAGATTTGACTGGGCTCGATTATATCTGCCTCTTTACTTATTGTTCGGTCGAATCCATAAGGCTTGATTCTCACTGCTCTTCCGGGTTTTGCTAAGCAAGGACTCATTTACCAGTGCTAGCTTTGTGTTACCTTGTAGGAATAATAGGGCTCAATTAATAATTGCCCCATTACTTGCTGATCAGAATTCATAGGCTGCGATTAAAACTACCCATTTGGCCAATCAATCAAGGACTCAATCTTAATTGCACCGCCACCTGTTGAAAGGCGTTTCTCGTAATGTTCGATTATAGATCCTAGAATGAATTTGTTGACTTGATGATAACTTCCCACTCGAATGTTACAAGACAGAATCCATAAGGCTTGGTTATAACCACTGGAGATCATATGCCATGATTATGAATGGCCAGACACTTGTTGCTCGGCAGAATTTTCAGGACTCAGTCATAACTGTCCAACCATTTGCTGGTCGTGAGAACTCATTGGGCTAAATTATAACTGTCTTTACTTGTTCCTAGGTTGAGTTCATTTGGCGCAGTCGGAACTACTCAGACTTGTTGTTGCCGGGTAGAATTGTCACTGGGCTCTCTTACAAGAGCTTTGGGAGCTTAAGCAGAATTTGTAGGCCGCAATTCTAACTTCCTGCCATCGGTTTGCTCGACAGAATTACTGTACCACCATCATGGCTGTTTCGATGCTTGTTGCGAGGGAGACTTCATGGGGCTCGATTATAACTGCCCCATCACCTGTTAAAGTTCAAATTCTTCTTACATTTATTTTAGAtgatttagatcaggggtgctcaaactttttggatcgaagatctacttttcgatcaactaacctcccgggatctacccttaccgcacacacacacacacacacacacacacacacacacacacacacacacacacacacacacgcacactcacgccctgatgagaaacagcctgaaattgaggcatgcgacacacttttgcagcatgttaactatcgtagctcacacgtaacgtttcaaagtgcttccctgggccctcctagattcctattctttgcccgtgccctcggtgaattggacacaaagcaaactctgaatgagaataatgacgataaaagatagagcgcaacagttctaatcacaagctgcaattgcagactgctgagagctaacaacttccggtgatgtcatcacgcgccaccgtaaatttacctgctttattttatttttaaatattttttgggtgaaaatgagactgataagatgattaggatGCAGTGTAcagtaacataaaaaaatatattattaacatgtacaaagacacacaaatggtagtgtgttttttttttctcctcgacattcctcggatctacttaggacctgtcttagatcaggatctacctaatgggcacccctgattttaaaaaaacaacaacctgtgTTGGAGCCATTGCTTCCCTTGAACTCCcggttctttttgtcatttttttgggtatTTACATTCAAAAGCGAATTAAATGttctgtgtactgtatgtgttagTCTGGGGGTACTCGTGGCCTACGCAGCAAACCACAACCTGAGCTCGCACATCAAGAGCACTCGGCGGTTCATTAACACCAACATCAGAGACTTGAAGACGTTCGCCAACAACACACCCGCGGTAAGCAATCTTCCCCCTcacttattcatttattcaggtGGTACAAAAAGCctcaaattcacttttttttttttttgcactttcttGCAGCAAATCGAATACATGACCGCCCAGTACACGACAGTCAAAAATAAAGTCCTGTCTGAACTCGACAGTAAGTGGGTGTATTGTAAATTTCATGGATTCCGTCGGAAACGTTGCCTTCATTGTCTTATCTTGATAGATATTGGACCTTTACTGGGGGGGAGGATTCACAGTCAGCTGGAGAAGGAAGTGGTTCCGTCCCTGGACACGGCCTTGCGCATGGCAGGAAGTACGTCCGTTAGCCTTCTTTGAAACGCTGGTTTCATCTGAAAGATGGCGTTTGAGAACCCCTGCTTAATTTTGTAGCTCAAGCGTGTACCCGAAAAAGGGGTATACAGTATGACGTACGTCGCATAAATGAGcacattgtgttaaaaaaaacgattgtcctctttttttttcatctcacatGTTCTTTTCTTCTAAAGTTAAAGTTGAGAATGCAATCAAAGGTAACGAGAAAATATCCTGGATTTGTGTTTGTGACTAGACGTGTCAGTGGAGCGGTTCTTGCGTGGTTGTTCTGTGTTTAGTCTTCATGTCATATTTATGCTccttgtggtttaaaaaaaaaaagtctatttctTCTTAATTTTGGGGTCTCGAAATGTATTTCTGAGCAAAACATGTTGGCTTGCAGCCATGCGTGAGACAAAGGAGGCGCTGGAGAGCGTCAGCTCGTCGCTACAAATCCTCCAAGAAGGCACAGACGCGCTCAAAGACAGTCTGTCCACAGAGAGAGCGTCACTGTCCAACACCTTGTCGGACCCGGCCTGCACCAACGGCGCCGTGTCGCCGAGCTGCAACGCCATCCGTGCCACGCTTTTCCAGCTGGGCGTCAACGCCGACTTCTCAAAGGTGACCCCGGAGCCACGATTCAAAATAAATGAGGGCGAGCTCGATGGATCAACTCTTTTATTGTCTTCCTTTGCAGCTCGCGGATGTCGACTTTGCTTTGGAGAATGTCAACACGGTCCTGAAGACGGACCTCAGTAACATTATACAGAAGGTCCGCTGTTaacaggcacttttttttttcataaacatcaaagacaattcatAACGCGACATTAAAAGcagtttatttttgaaagataGATACGAGAATTAAAAGGGGAGTTTGCCGTTTTCAAACTGCTATCATGATTTGAACGTAGCCGACCCAGCGCTCACGTTCTGGTTGTCAATGAGCCTAACATCCGTCTATTATCTGAAGCGCGTTTTTCCTAAGCATCAAAGACCGCTGTACCTTTTAGATGGGGAaactacatactgtatatgggttcatgtactgtataaatGGATGACAATTTCAAGTTTTCAATGAATCaaattttttgttctttttcataAACAAGAGTAGTAATGTAACTTGTTTTCGTGTTTTCGACTTGTTCTCATCTGTGATCCAAACAATGATTTTTCAATTGGAAATTTTGAGTCGGACTTTGAGTCCAACTGATCTGAAAGATAATTTAGTTGTCCAAGAGCAGGTTTATTCCTCATTTTTAGTTTCTCAccccgccttttttttcccccctcttcccTCTGCATTTAGGGCTACACGTCCTTCAATGACACGCCGAGGCTGGTCAAAGAGCAAACCAAAAATATTATAGGAGGTATACAAACTGCTCCTGTCTGTGCGTACGGTGAACCCCGGATTGTTACTGAGGATGCGTTTCAAATCTGACAATGGGTGAAAATTATTCATAAGGAGAGAccatgtaaaaacatttttcccaaaaagttggagcaaacacacacacacttgatgcaCATTGAATAACTGCTACTTTAATACACACGGAGCAGGAAAACATACAGAATTAACATCCAACATTACTCACAGCTTTGCCGACTCATTTCGTCTTCCTTGCTTCTGTCTCATTGCATTCAGTGCATCTCAGTGCTGCTGTACGTGTTGTGGTAGAAAGTGGTACTACGCTGATTCTGCACATCTCAAAATTCGCCACCCATAAAATTTCGTTGGGGTTCGCTGTACTGTACAACTATTCATAATTAGCACTCTCTTTTACACCCCGTTGTCTTCTCCTATCTTCATTTCCTTTCTTGCGGACGACTAAACTGCAGCATTACCTCGTGAGTGCTCCTCCTTAAACTTCTTCTTGAATCAAGcgatcattgttgctgtttggcGTATgaatcgcgtgtgtgtgtgtgtgtgtgtgtgtgtgtgtgtgtgtgtgtgtgtgtgtgtgtgtgtgtgtgtgtgtgtgtgatgtggcgTTTTTATGTGTTCAGGAGTGAAAGGGATGCTGGATAAAATCGGCTCAGAGATCAACGGCTTCGCCAAAATGTTTCCAGTGGAGGCGTCGCTGGCCAACTTCACCATCTTCCTCAACCAAGGGCAAAAGAACATTGAGTCCTACTACGCACAGATTGACCAAATCGACTTCTACAGGTTTGCTTTTAACATGaatattaaataatattaaGAAAGAATCGTTTGCCACCCCCCATGGTGAATTCAAACCTTTTCTGCAGGTGGATCGGCTGCGTGGCGGTGCTGTGCATGGTGGTGCTCATCCTGTCCTTCAACATATTGGGCTTGCTTTGCGGCACGTGCGGCTATGACAAGCAAGCCACGCCAACCAGCCGCGGCTGTTTGTCCAACACGGGCGGGAACCTGCTGATGGCGTAtgtaccccaaaaaataaattgacattGCAGGTCTGGTATTTGAATTACACGACTGGAGTCGGATTTACAGTCCtccacactgttttttttaaacaaatggatCTTGGTGGTTTGCATCACTGAAGTGACTCCACACAGGATCTGTTTACactctgaaaatgtgtcttcgCGCGTAGACCGAGTGACAAATTGatggccttttcacactgcactttttttttttttggtattcacCGAGGCGCATGGCGAAGGTACAACGGCGCTCTGGCGCACATTTGCCCATATTGTGATTGCTTAGCGGCCGACCAGGAAGTAGCAAAGATATATTTCACAGTGGTTGGTCTACTGCTCTTATCACTCTGAAAATACTCCGACAAGGCCTTTTACATGACGTTAAAACGAGATTGCTCCAGCCTGTCGAGAGCCCGCAACTTTTCTGACTGGTgaccatggtctcagatttaGAGTTGCTAATTCTCATCCCGACAGCTTCACACTCAGATGCGAACCACGACTAACTTGTGATTTGCATGTACATGTTTTCGTGCTCCCCTCTAAAATCTGAGGCCATGCATGAATTAtgatgttttgtcttgtttctttgggTGTATGACAGCGGTGTGGGTTTCTCCTTTATCTTCGCCTGGGTGCTGATGGCCATCGTTACTACGCTGTTCGTCGTCGGGGGCAACGTGGAGAAAATTCTGTGCGAGCCGCTGGCCAGCCGGCAGCTGTTCCAAGTATGGGCGTTAAATGCTGTTTACTGCTTGAGCACATTgacattcattcgttcatcggAACCTAATGTACATAcggggtatttatttatttatttattttaaggatGATTCTGACAACTGACTGATCGTAAGTCAGACTTTCATCAGCGTCATTTGAATCAAGGCAACTGAGCCATTCTAGTTTCCTTGATTTCAAAAAGCTTCGTCGGGTTCTAATTTTGCCGTGTGGAGCCGCTACATTTGTGCCTTGGCCGATGTGTACCCTGAGGCGAGTCGACATTTATGGTGTTCATCTGCGAAAACAGGGGCGCTTGTAAAAGGCATCTCGACAGACTCCTATTTTGTTTTCC encodes:
- the prom1b gene encoding prominin 1 b isoform X7; this encodes MFWTRWIVLLLWWWEAATATAASGQYQQPRQGDPRADPHQQRSPPPVEPLDFGFVPAAVYDTHAYYEPGTIGILFHMVHAFLYIVQPNSFPKDLIIKVIQQNMGGLKFEEWRKPDNVVLLLEGAYYELGFLVCATVGVLFVVLVPVLGMCFCVCRCCENCGGEMHQRQRKNADCRRGFFTTTLIATTITIILGVLVAYAANHNLSSHIKSTRRFINTNIRDLKTFANNTPAQIEYMTAQYTTVKNKVLSELDNIGPLLGGRIHSQLEKEVVPSLDTALRMAGIKVENAIKAMRETKEALESVSSSLQILQEGTDALKDSLSTERASLSNTLSDPACTNGAVSPSCNAIRATLFQLGVNADFSKLADVDFALENVNTVLKTDLSNIIQKGYTSFNDTPRLVKEQTKNIIGGVKGMLDKIGSEINGFAKMFPVEASLANFTIFLNQGQKNIESYYAQIDQIDFYRWIGCVAVLCMVVLILSFNILGLLCGTCGYDKQATPTSRGCLSNTGGNLLMAGVGFSFIFAWVLMAIVTTLFVVGGNVEKILCEPLASRQLFQIIDTPFLVHPAKKNFLPGMLFQNPNIDLTLGSMYRECYDNNGLYHALQLETMFNINSFLNRTVYNKDLAKVLENVQVDIQDITLLEQEGRDNLINFANAGIGIIDYEAYLAEVNKGTTLVDLLTFATDLEAQADQLPRGALENALKGHASSVRQIHREVVIPMEQAMSTLSQSIKQLQKTSKDLPVKVTNILSAIDASEYLISNNASHVVKQETRNYVQSLVGYFKQYTDWVHNSLTAEVAQCKPISNIVDSMEIVACSFIADSVNTFWFGLGLCSILLLPSIIISIKLAKFYRRMDTEDVFEDSSPYSDTLFRFPRASAPPICADC
- the prom1b gene encoding prominin 1 b isoform X5, coding for MFWTRWIVLLLWWWEAATATAASGQYQQPRQGDPRADPHQQRSPPPVEPLDFGFVPAAVYDTHAYYEPGTIGILFHMVHAFLYIVQPNSFPKDLIIKVIQQNMGGLKFEEWRKPDNVVLLLEGAYYELGFLVCATVGVLFVVLVPVLGMCFCVCRCCENCGGEMHQRQRKNADCRRGFFTTTLIATTITIILGVLVAYAANHNLSSHIKSTRRFINTNIRDLKTFANNTPAQIEYMTAQYTTVKNKVLSELDNIGPLLGGRIHSQLEKEVVPSLDTALRMAGTMRETKEALESVSSSLQILQEGTDALKDSLSTERASLSNTLSDPACTNGAVSPSCNAIRATLFQLGVNADFSKLADVDFALENVNTVLKTDLSNIIQKGYTSFNDTPRLVKEQTKNIIGALPRVKGMLDKIGSEINGFAKMFPVEASLANFTIFLNQGQKNIESYYAQIDQIDFYRWIGCVAVLCMVVLILSFNILGLLCGTCGYDKQATPTSRGCLSNTGGNLLMAGVGFSFIFAWVLMAIVTTLFVVGGNVEKILCEPLASRQLFQIIDTPFLVHPAKKNFLPGMLFQNPNIDLTLGSMYRECYDNNGLYHALQLETMFNINSFLNRTVYNKDLAKVLENVQVDIQDITLLEQEGRDNLINFANAGIGIIDYEAYLAEVNKGTTLVDLLTFATDLEAQADQLPRGALENALKGHASSVRQIHREVVIPMEQAMKYVRARSTLSQSIKQLQKTSKDLPVKVTNILSAIDASEYLISNNASHVVKQETRNYVQSLVGYFKQYTDWVHNSLTAEVAQCKPISNIVDSMEIVACSFIADSVNTFWFGLGLCSILLLPSIIISIKLAKFYRRMDTEDVFEDSSPYSDTLFRFPRASAPPICADC
- the prom1b gene encoding prominin 1 b isoform X4, whose amino-acid sequence is MFWTRWIVLLLWWWEAATATAASGQYQQPRQGDPRADPHQQRSPPPVEPLDFGFVPAAVYDTHAYYEPGTIGILFHMVHAFLYIVQPNSFPKDLIIKVIQQNMGGLKFEEWRKPDNVVLLLEGAYYELGFLVCATVGVLFVVLVPVLGMCFCVCRCCENCGGEMHQRQRKNADCRRGFFTTTLIATTITIILGVLVAYAANHNLSSHIKSTRRFINTNIRDLKTFANNTPAQIEYMTAQYTTVKNKVLSELDNIGPLLGGRIHSQLEKEVVPSLDTALRMAGIKVENAIKAMRETKEALESVSSSLQILQEGTDALKDSLSTERASLSNTLSDPACTNGAVSPSCNAIRATLFQLGVNADFSKLADVDFALENVNTVLKTDLSNIIQKGYTSFNDTPRLVKEQTKNIIGALPRVKGMLDKIGSEINGFAKMFPVEASLANFTIFLNQGQKNIESYYAQIDQIDFYRWIGCVAVLCMVVLILSFNILGLLCGTCGYDKQATPTSRGCLSNTGGNLLMAGVGFSFIFAWVLMAIVTTLFVVGGNVEKILCEPLASRQLFQIIDTPFLVHPAKKNFLPGMLFQNPNIDLTLGSMYRECYDNNGLYHALQLETMFNINSFLNRTVYNKDLAKVLENVQVDIQDITLLEQEGRDNLINFANAGIGIIDYEAYLAEVNKGTTLVDLLTFATDLEAQADQLPRGALENALKGHASSVRQIHREVVIPMEQAMSTLSQSIKQLQKTSKDLPVKVTNILSAIDASEYLISNNASHVVKQETRNYVQSLVGYFKQYTDWVHNSLTAEVAQCKPISNIVDSMEIVACSFIADSVNTFWFGLGLCSILLLPSIIISIKLAKFYRRMDTEDVFEDSSPYSDTLFRFPRASAPPICADC